The following are from one region of the Moritella sp. 24 genome:
- the lysE gene encoding L-lysine exporter, with the protein MLLATIQGLLLGGSMIIPIGAQNAYILNQGIKRNHHWLTATICILCDALLISAGVFGAGSLLALNPDLLQMITWGGIVFLTSYGAMSFRSAWQYRYAKTELDGGHKSRKMVIIATLAVTLLNPHVYLDTVVVLGSVGNQFSGDNRLAFAAGTILASILWFYGLAFSAAKFSNWLNQPKIQRIIDITVGCIMWVIASSLFRNLA; encoded by the coding sequence ATGCTATTAGCAACAATTCAAGGACTACTGCTTGGCGGCAGTATGATCATTCCTATCGGCGCACAAAATGCGTATATATTAAATCAAGGCATTAAACGTAATCATCACTGGTTAACAGCTACCATTTGCATTTTATGTGATGCCTTACTCATCAGCGCAGGTGTATTCGGTGCAGGAAGTTTACTGGCGCTAAACCCTGATTTACTGCAAATGATCACATGGGGCGGAATTGTTTTTCTAACCAGTTATGGTGCGATGTCATTTCGTAGTGCATGGCAATATAGATATGCCAAAACCGAGTTAGATGGTGGCCATAAATCACGAAAAATGGTGATTATAGCAACATTGGCAGTCACCTTACTTAATCCACATGTGTATTTAGATACTGTGGTTGTACTGGGCAGTGTCGGGAACCAATTTAGTGGGGATAATCGATTAGCTTTTGCCGCGGGGACAATTCTCGCTTCAATACTGTGGTTTTATGGGCTTGCCTTTAGCGCTGCGAAGTTTTCTAACTGGCTCAATCAACCAAAAATACAGCGTATTATCGACATTACTGTCGGCTGTATTATGTGGGTAATTGCCAGTAGTTTATTCCGTAATTTAGCGTAA